The DNA region TCGTTGTGTCTGCACTGCTTCCGAAGCAAATTGAAATTCAGGGAAGAATGGAAGTACGTGTGCGACCATAAGTGGTACGCCGGCCGCCGCGGCCGCCTGCACCATTTCGCTGGCTTCGTTCAGATCGACCGAGATTGGTTTTTCAACCAGCGTCGCTTTGCCCGCGCGAATTGACTCCATCACAATCGAATGATGTTTGTCGGTTGGAAGACAAATATCGACCAGGTCAATCTCCGGGTCTGCAAGCAGTTCGCGATAGTCGGAGTAGCACTTCAGGTCCGAAACATCGACCTGGCCACCTGGAGGACCAAAGTTCCCCTGGATCGATGTCCAGTCGCCTGCCAGCTTTTTCGGGTCACGCGTTGCAATGGCAGTGACTTTCCCGCCGCTAATATCACGCGCACCTTCAAAGTGCGTGTAACCCATAAAGCCAATGCCGATGATTCCGATACGTATCACGATGATGTCCCTGTGAATGTCGTTTGCAACCCTGGCAACAGAATTGACTGTGCAGCTGAAATGACCCGCCAACAATGATCCAGCGGCCGAAATTCTGACGGTTGTGCCCACCTTTGTCGACGCTACCCGTGATGGCTACTTGCGACGCCTGCGTTTCGTCTGATCTCGACGACCCTTTGTATGGCCCCTGCGATCTCGCTCCTGGCGTTCTGCAGAAGGCTGGCCGCGGCGATCTGCGGAAGACCGTGCTGCAGACCCCCGTCCTGGGGAATCCCCGGCGTTGTCGATGAATCGCAGGAATTCGCTCATTTCGCGGGGCATCGACGATTCGAAACGAAGCGATTCGTCCGTAATCGGGTGTCGAAATCCAAGCGTCGCGGCATGCAGGGCCAGGCGTTTGAATGGCCATCCGAGATGCTGCCAGAGATCGGGCCGGTATCGCATATCTCCCAAAATCGGATGTCCGGATTCGGCAAAATGGACACGGATCTGGTTGCGACGACCTGTCTCCAGCTGCACATGCACCTGTGTCACGCCGGAACTTCTTTGTGTCACCTGAGAATACTGTGTCACCTGAAAATGTGTGATGGCCAGCTCGCCGTCGTCCTCATCGTCCGTCGAAAAGCGGTTCAGGTTTTTCGCAGTGCTCAGGTAAGTTCGAAACGAGCCTTGAGCTTCTTCGATACGGCCGGCGACAATCGCGACGTATTGTCGGTCCGGCTTTCTCTGGCGAAACTGTTGCTGAATCTGCAAAGCGTCTTCTCGTGTTTTCCCGAACACCAGCAGTCCAGAAACGCCGCGATCCAGTCGGTGGACAACGAACGCGCCCCGGCCCCGACCTTCGTGCCTGACATGCTCGTTGATTCGCTGCTGCAGAGTATTTCGTTCGCCAGCATCGGTCGGTACGGTCAGAAGCTCGGCCGACTTTTCGACCACGATCAGGTGCGAGTCTTCATGGATGATCGAAAACCCATGGTGCGGCTTCTTTGCCGCTTTCGGCTTTGGCGAATACCGACGATTCGCTTCAAATCGAACAGCCAGTTGATCGCCTTCGCGAAGGCTTCGTCCGGGATTGGACTCTCGTTGCCCGTTAATCGTCACGCAGTCGTGGTCGAACAATCCGGTGATGTGAGAACGTGAACCGCCAAGCAGTTGTTGCACGCCACGATCTGCCCGCATGTTAATCAGGTCAGATTCCGGAGCGATTGTGAGTTCACGAAACTGCAGGGCCACGTCAGTTCAGTCAAACAGGAGTTCAGTCACCCAGGAGTTCAGTCACACAAGGAGTGGGGAACGCGGCAGCAACGCTTACTTGTCGTGTGCAATTTCCGTTTCACCCCAGACGGGCAGCAGTTTCAGGGCAACCGCCAGAATTCCCAGCGGCAGTAGCAGCACGATGGCCGCAGCGACTAGACCTTCCCTCCCGCCAACATGAACAGGGTATTCAACGAATCCCCGGAAGCTCTTTGAAAACAGCTGGCCGCCAACGACAACGTTCCATCGCATGGCCAGAACCTGCATCAGTACAAGGATCGACGCAACGGAACTCAGGAATGCCATCAATCGAGGATTCAGCGAAGGAATGATGGCGATCGCGAGCAGGCTGAAAGGCACGATCGATCCCAGCAGCACCTGAATCAGCCCGAACGAAACGCTCAGATGCTCAAAGATCAGCTCTCGCAGTACGTGCCATTCGGATCCGGCTTCGTAGCCCATATGAATGAGCTCCAGCATCTCCAGCGTGAACGCGCAAATCAAAGCGACCCAAAGATAACGCGACATCGATCGCAGACACTTCACGTCTGCTTTCACGCCACGCCGCCAGCTCAAAAACAGATACAGCAGAATCAGGGCAGCGATCCCGGAGACAATGGCTGAGATCAGAAAAATGACGGGCATCAAAGCCGTTGACCACCATGGATTTGCTTTGACCGCTCCAAAAAGAAATCCGACATAACCATGCAGTACGCACGCGGCCGGAATTCCGATGACGGCCAGAATACCGATGAGCCAGTGGTCCACGGCCAATGATTCGGGTGTGGCCTCTTTTTCGCCGAGTGCCAGAATACGATACAGCGTTCCCAGTTTCCCGGAGGTCTTACCCGCCAGAGCAATGAAGTCGGCTCGAAAGATCAGCCAGACTTCGACAACCAGTAACAGCATGTAAAAGTTGTAGATAAACCCAAAACCCGCCATGGCCGACGTCCCGCTGGGCGTGATCATGACATTGAAGGCGCGCTCTGGATGATGCAGGTGTAACAGTAACGGAATGGTTGCACAGGAGCAGAAACACAGGGCGGTTACGAGTGCCAGACGGGCGACGGGTTTCAGATCATCACGGCGAAACACATGATGCAGCGCGGAGACCACAAACGCACCAGCGACCAGCCCGGTCACATACGGATAGAGCACAATCATGATGCTCCATGCCGGGTGATGGTCATTTGGAAAGACGAAACCAGTTTCGCTCATGACTCTCTCTTCTCGTGAATCGGCCCTGTACCCATCGAATGACCTGCCGGCCTGCCAGACAACCCGGTGAAAAACGGGACTGGCTTGAGCAGGAGATCTTGAAACACGATGGTTTCAGTCGTCCTGCATGGCTGTCCCGGTTTTTCAACGGACCGCTAGACAACCTCGCCGGAAAGTCCGACGTAAAACAGCTTGGGGTGCGTTCCCAGATGTTCTTTGAGTACGTGGGTCGGAATTTCCTTCAGACGTTTGCTGATTTCACTGTTCGGGTCATCCAGCCGTCCAAAGATGCGAGCGCCGACGGGGCAGGCTTCGACACAGGCTGGTTTTTCATCTTTGGTGATCCGGTGGTAACACCACGTGCACTTGTCTGCATTGCCGGTGTCCGGGTTGATGAATCGCACACCATACGGACACGCCTGGACGCAGTAAGCGCATCCGATGCAACGATCCGGATCAACCAGTTCCACGCCCTCGGGAGAAGTAATCGACGCATGCACCGGACACACCTGATTGCAGGGAGCGTCCTCGCAGTGGTTGCAGAGCTTCGGTACAAAGTAAGCGCGATCAACGTCGTCCGGATTGATCGCCGCGATTTCTGAACCTTCAAATCCTGTTTCAGGGACCAGATCGACCTGAACGCGCCCGTCTTTAAAGTGCACAAACCGTTCAACCCATGTGCGAGCATAACCTTCGGGAACGTTGTTCTCCACTCGACATGCGGTCAGGCATTTTCCGGCGCCGATGCATTTTTCGGTGTCGACAATAAACCCGTAAAGAACATCCGATCGTCCAACCCCGGATTCCTCACCAACGGCAGCAGCTGCAGAAGCGGCATTTTCCAGCGTCAATTCGTCAACATTCGAACCGAGCTTGTCTGCGACGGCCTGAGCCACAGGAAGCACCGTCAGACTGAGGCCGCCAATTGTGACGGAGGTGGCTCGTGAAAGAAATTCGCGGCGCGTGGCTTCCGCCTGTGCGCTCATCGGTCCATGCGATGGAGCCGGGCTGCCGCACCCACACCCGCCACTGCCGTGAGATTGGTCGTGCGACCCACAGCCACCACTGCTGCAAGCCCCACTGCTGCAACCGCCGCCACTGGTTTCATTCAATATGTTCAGCAGAAAAGACATAACGTTTTCCTTGTGCAGGCAGAAGCCATTCAGGAATTTTAAAGGCCCGGGCTGTGACCGTCATGACACTCAAAACATACGTTGCGACCATTGACGTCTTCCGCGCCTTGTTCTTCCAGGTGTTCTGCAACAATGATGCTCCTGAAAGAGGCGGGCATCCCGACGACTCGCGTATGGCATGACAAACAAGTCGCGCGATCCTGTGTGACAAACAGATCCAGATGTGTCCGAAAGTCGCCGTCCCATTCCGCCGCCGGTGGAATCGCCACAGAATCGTCTTCTGCGTGAGCCAGAGCCAGCTTCATATGTTCGTGGCCGTTACCGTGGCAATGCATACAGGCAACGGCTTTGTGCGGAGAATCTTCGCGAGCCTCCCCCACGTCGGAATGGCACTGCAGACACTTGTTGTCCGCCGTGAAAATCATGGGGTCCGATGCAATATCATCCAATGCCGAAGCGCGATAGGGCCCCAGGTCGCCATAGTCTGCGGGAACGAAAATTTCCCTCGCGAAAAAAGCACCGGCCCCGGAAGCAACAATCAGAAACCCCAGGATCCAGAGATGCCGCGCATGTCGCGAAAACAGTAGTCGCAGGTTCATATCAGGACTTTCGTACGTCGCGATCTTGTCTTGTCCGTGTCACAGCAGCGGGCGAACACTCACCCTTTGCACGGGGCTTTGTCATGGCAACGTACTGAACTTAAGTGACGGATGCGATGTAAATGGGCAGGAAGAACCGAAGGGAAGGAAAGTGGTGGGGAGGGAAGGAACCGAGAATCCGGGATGATTCTACCTGTTCACTCTACCCGGCTGCGAAAACGATTGTCAAGTTTCGCTTTTTTCCTGTTTCTTGGCCGCCTGGTAGGCCTGCTCCATTTGTTGTAGTGTTGCATCAGCAATGGGCAATCCCTGTTGGGCCATGGCTTTTTCGATTGCCTGAAAGCGCCGGCTGAATTTCGCGTTGCTCTTGCGAAGAGCTTCTTCCGGATTGATGCCCCACCGGCGACCAATATTCGCCAGCACGAACAGGATGTCGCCCAGTTCGGATTCTGCCCGTTCAAATTGCGCAGAATCAGTGATGGGCGCATCGGGCACGACCGCTGAATCGACGGATGCTGCGATATGAGGCACCGATTCGCTGCCAAACAGCTCAACGGACAGCTCATTCAATTCTTCCGTCAGCTTGTCGAACAGCATCCTTCGATCCGGGAAGTCGTATCCAACCGCAGCAGCGCGCGCAGTAATACGAGCGGCACGCGCTAATTCCGGCAGCGCAGCCGGAATCCCGTCCAGCTGCGATTCGCGTTTCGGCTTTTCCTTCTGCTTAATGGCATACCAGTTCTTCCTGACGTCCTCGGTTGTATCGGCACGGACGTCTCCAAAGACATGCGGATGGCGTGCGACCATCTTGTCTGCGATCTGCCGGATCACTTCCAGCAGACCAAATCGTTCCTCGTCGGCCGCAATCTGAGCATCCAGCACAACCTGCAGCAGGACGTCGCCCAGCTCTTCCTGAATGGCCGCATTGTCGTCCGAATCAATCGCTTCCAGAAGTTCATACGTTTCTTCCAGCGTATACGGCTTGATGGATTTCATGGTCTGTTGACGATCCCACGGGCACCCGTCCGGTGCGCGCAGACGGGCAACCACTTCAACCAGGCGTTGAAATTCCGGCAACAGGGTTTTGAAATCCGGAGGCGTACCGGGAGATCCTTCCGCTTGTGAGGCCGCCGGAACAACAGAACGGGGTTCAGAATCAGTCGACATCTGTGCCAGATTCTCTAATGGTCAAGCCGGAATCTCTTGGAACGATGCACGCACGGTGCGCGCGATCTCAGGAAGCCCGAACGGCGGCTCGAGCAGGCTGTTGACCTCCCTCCCGGCGCCAGATGTGACCCGGCAGACGCAATCCCGGATCGTCGGACAACCGGTCCTTGTACCCGGAATCGCGTTCATCTGCCACCGGTGGCTACAGCGGGCCGTTACACCTGATTGGTGATCATCTGCGGCTGGCTTCCGTCCGGCATCCAGAACGGCTTTGCCGCGATGGCTTCATTAATGCGCCGCACGACTTCTTCATCGCTCGGATACGGAGATTTCAGAGCCGGCTTCAGCGGCAAAGGAAGTTCGTCCATGCGATAGGCCGTTCCCGGAGCCGCAATTCCCTGAGGCGCCGTGGTAATGTGAACTCGCGCCAGACGACTGGTGTGAGTCACATGCGGATCCAGACAAATTGTCGGAATGCGTTTCAAATGATCGATGGCTGGTTGAGGCATAGTCGCACCGGGATCAGCACCGATGATGAACGCCGCATCACAGTCGCCACGCACCAGCACGTCCACGGTGGAGAATTCGCCCGGGTTGTACCGCGGATAACCACGATTAAACGTGATGCCGAATGGATACCCGGTCTGCCAGCGCATAATGACGTCGGCCCCGGTGACATTTCCATGACCCCGCATCGGCATGGCCACGAACTTGGTAAACGCATTCATTTCGGCAGCCAGCGTCAGCAATGCCGCGCTGTTCATGTGCTTGCCGCGCGTCATCGACAGGCCCATGCCAAAGAACATGCAACCAAACTTGCAGCTCTTCATGCGGTGAACAAGATCGTCCAGTATTTCCCGGGTCAAACCGGTTTCGGCAATCGCTTCATCGCGAACGGGCTGGTCCTTAATCAGAGCTCGCAGAATCGTGATCAGTTCAAAATCTTTTCCTGGCCGCACCTGCAGAAAAATGTCGGCGGCTTTCGCGCTTTTGGTTTCGCGAATGTCGACCAGCACCATCGTGCGGTCCTTGCGCCCGCGGGGCAGAAACTTTGATTTCTGCATGATGGTGTATTTCGTGAAGTGGCGAGGATGGCATTCCGCCGGGTTACCTCCCCAATACACGATAAAGTCGGCTCGCTGTTTGACTTCGCCCAGAGTACACGTGACTTTGCCACCCAACTGGGCGGCGATTTCGGTTGGACCGTGTCAAAGCGATGTGTGACTGTCGAGCAGCCCTCCCAGCATGTCGGCCATCGCAACGCACTCTTTTTGTGCTTCGCACGTCGTGTTGCTCATACCGTAAACCAGCGGCATGTCGGCTTCGTGCAGCAGCGTCGCCGCCATCTGAATGGCGTCTTCCAGTGCGGCTGGCTGACCGTCAATCAAGGCGGCCGGGTATTTTTCTTCGGCCGTGTGATTCAGAAACCATGACGTCCCCAGCACGCACGCTTTCCTGGCTTCGTGGATGCGAACTTCGTCATGATGCAGTTGAATATCGTCACAAACGCAGCCACAAAAAGTGCAGGTGGCGTTATTGATGATTTGAAGAGTCATAGGTTCGCAGCCATTCACGAGGGGAGGCAGTTGGACAGGGGCTAAGTGCTTCGCGAAGTGTTCTCAGCCTTTACATTCGGTGTCGCCTGGACCAGACGACGGAACGGTGAAGGTTCAGCCAAGTGCTCGGCCGGGATTGCTGCCACGGGTTCGTCGCGGCATAAATCGGCCTTCTTCCACTTCAGTCCAGGGAGCCACATTTTCGGTGGCGTCGTTTTCCGTTGAAAAGTGAGGGCTCTGTGGCCCGGCCAGCCTGGAATTGATGGGTTGTTGTTTCATGGCGGGATGTTCGTGTCCGGGGTGGGGTGAAAATTTTGAGTGATCAGCAACTACCTGATTCTTCGGCAAATTGATCATCCGGATGAATCAGATTCGGGTCAAGTCTGAATGGACCGGCCAACAGGTGACGCGGGCGGAGTGTGAGTTTAACATCCTGTGCTCTCAATGCCGCGAGAAATTCGTGATTACGAATAACCCGACCCAATTTACGTTTGCCCGGGTGTCGAATACCAGCCCGGCATTCCACAAACAATCGCGCGATCAGGAATGCCGGATATGCTGGGACGAATCATTCTGATTCGATCTGCCAGCAGTCCGTTGCAAAACGGGCCTGGCTCGAGCAGGAAACCTCAAAACACGACGGTTTCCAGTCGTGCTGCGGGCCTTTCCCGATTTTTCAACGGACAGTTAGCTGAACTTCGGGACAGGTCAGCCTGGTTTCGATCCTACAGTGGGATGACTTCGACTTCCCAACCCTTCGACATGGGCATCCCGGTCCCGTCGGTGTCGCCGCCCATCAGCTTGCAGGTTGGTGGGCCATAGGGAACGAAGATCATTCCCTGAGGAATCTTCCCCGATTCACAACGAAACTGCGCTTCGCCGAATTCTGTCCGGACGATAGCCATCTGGCCTTCACCCAAACCAATTGATGCCATGTCACCAGGCTCCATGGTCATCGTATTGGTGAGCTCCTGATATTCTGCTGAATCTTTGCCAACGTTGATCAGCGTTCCCTGCTTTGCAGAGCGTGCCGCGTTCAGGATGAATCGTCGTGAAGTCATTGGGGGTACTCTGGTTCTATGAGCTCAGGCGGTGTCAGGCAGCTTTGGGTACGAAGCCGTGAGGCGCCGCAGAACAACAGTGTGCGTTGAACAACAGTGTCAGTTCAGTATTAGTGTCATCTCAGTATTCGTGTCAGGGAGGTAGTCGGTGCAGGTGGAAGTGATGCGGACCCAGTTTGCCACCATAGTTGCCGGCTGAAATTCGCAGTACACCGGGCATTTCTGAAACCGTCTCCAATCCGAGCTTCATAGCGGTGGCGACAGCGGCCTCGCTGAATCCATCAATTACAATTTCGTAGACGGCTCTCTCGCCCTCCTGCAGCTCTGTTTGAGTCTGTCCAGTCAGTGTCGGGCACCATTTGTCATTCGTACTGGCTTTCAGTTGCGGGTACTTCGAACCTACTTTTGAACCACTGCGCACGATGCCAGCCGGAAACGGCAGGATGACGTCCTTCAGTGTACTGATGGCTGCTACGGCAGCTCGCACGGCCGCCAGCGTTTCGGACTGAGTCCGCCCGGCCACAAGCAGGTTTCCGCCACCGATTCCTTTCACTGTGCCGAATACATCCTCGCAAAGAAATTCGCCATCCATCACCGGAATACGCCAGAATCGACGATTCTCAAGCTTCTTTGCAATCTGAAAGCCGTCTCCAAAATATCTGAGCTGAGCACCCACTTTGATGCGGTCCTCTTTGGGGCAGTCAATCAGTCCGGAATAACAGGCCGTCGTTGGGCAGGTCAGCACATTCTGGCCGACCCGGGCGGCCATGGCCTTCTCCAGCCCCTTCCGGCTGAATGCGAATGCCAGCACGGACACACCAGGACGACCGTCGGGCGTTTCGTCTTCCTCCAGAAATCGCTCGACCCCGGCCTCTGTATCACAGCCGATGACGCTGGACGCATTACCGCAAAACTCCTGAGCGGCGATGAACACGAGGTCCAGATCGATGGCCGTGATGATCATCCGCGTTCCGACCATCGGAAATGCTTCGGCAAAAGTATCATCAATGATGGGGTGTTCAGACATGTGGGTAGGCGTTCGATGGACAGACAAGCGAGTGCAGAGTTACCAGACTCAGAAGTCTACCAACCCCGTCTCAATTCGCCACGCGTTCAGCGGTATCACTCGAATTGCTCCATCCAAATCCCGTGAAAAGCCAATCCTGTGCACGGGAACCGAACTCCGTCGCTGTCCCGCTTTTCAACGGACAGCTAACCGTCCGTTCAAACGCATTTGCGCACCTTCACGGGACATTCCTCCCTCGCAAACGCAGCAGGTTGCCATTCGCCAATGGGTAGTTAACTGTTCATTTTCTGATGGCTTGTGACAGATGTGACGGCATCGCGGATCATGCCAGCAGATTGGGTTACTGGTTCTGTCAGGCGTCCTGAAAGCTTAGTCAGGTTGAAACGTTAACTACACCGAAAACGTTGACAGGTGGCAGAACAGGAGGTCCCGTTGCCACTCTGCGAAAAGTCAAAGGCGGCAAGGAGGCCGGTAAAGTGCCACGACGATCATCCTGGTTATCGATACAGTTTTGTGCGAGTCTTACGCTCGCCTGCGGCCTTGCTGGATGTCGTACGCCGGCCGTTCAATGCTGCACGACTACCTTTCTCGGCCGAGCAATGACTCCAGCCGACAGTACACCGGTTGACGAGTCGGCAGAAATTGCCGATGCGAACGCTGGCAGTTCGACGCCGATGGATCCACAGGACGATCAGCTGTCCCCGGGAATCGACAACAATACCGGCGATGTTGCGGTCTCCCTGATTTCTCGACAGAAGAATTACGAGGCAGACCCGGGCGAAGCCCTTGTAACGCCGGGAAGTTCGTCACCTCAGGATGGACTCCGGTTTGAAATCCCTCGTGACTTACCTGGCTCCGATGCCGCTCCGCTCAGGGTGCCGCCCATCGATCCAACCGTGCCGGCGGATCAGCGCCGGTCAATTGTCGAATCGCTTTTTCCGGATGTTGCCCCCGTCGTGGATAATGTCGATCCTGCGGCCGAGGACCGACTCTCACTGGCATCCCTGCAACAGATGGCGCTGAACAACAGTCCGGTCATCCGTCAGGCAGCCGCGGATGTGGAGAAGGCTCGCGGAACAGCCGTGCAGGCCGGTTTGTATCCCAACCCAATCGTAGGCTATGAAGGAGACAGCATCGGGACCGGCAAAACGGCTGGCTACAACGGGCTGTTTGTCACGCAGGAATTTGTGACAGCCGATAAGCTCACCCTTGCACAAAGTGCGGCGGCGATGGAAATGCGAGCCGCTGAGGCCGAATTGCGAAAGGCTCGCATCACTCTGGCCAGCAACGTTCGCCGCGCGTATTTCAAGCTGCTGGTGGCTCAGGAACAGGTTCGGTTTAATCGGGCCATCGCGAAACTCAGTGAAGAAGTCTTTCGAGCCCAGATTGATTTGGTCAGCGGTGGCGAAGCAGCACCTTACGAACCGCTGCAATTGCGGGTGTTTGCGGTCCAGGCTCGCAACGGCGTCGTTCAGGCTCAAAATCATCTGCAGGCTTCGTGGCGACAGCTCGCTGCGACCCTGGGTACACCTCACCTGCCGCGACACACCGTTGCCGGTTCGGTCGAAATGAGTATTCCTGACCTGGATTATGATCAGGCTGCCGGGATTCTGATGGTGCGACATTCTGATATCTCCGCGGCCCGGTCGCGTATCGCCAGTGCTTCCTGCAACCTGCGTCTGCAACAGGTCACTCCTATTCCAAACATCACCGTGTACGGAACGTTTCAGCACGATGACACAACTCCGCTGTCTGATTTCGCTTCCAATTTGCAGGTGTCGGTTCCTGTCCCGGTTTTCAACAAGAATCAGGGCAACATCGCTACTGCTCATGGTCAGCTCGTGCGTGCCAATAACGATCTGTCGCAAACACAAAATGATCTGCTGGCCCGGCTCGCAGAAATTCATGCCCGTCGCTCATCTGCCCGCGTGATTGTAGACAGCTACCGCAAAGATCTGCTGCCGGATCAGGTTCGCGTGTATCGAGGAGTTTACGAACGGTTCCGTCTGGATGGTGGCTCAATCGATTTTTCACAGTTGGTTGTCGCTCAGCAAACGTTGTCTCAGGTGGTCACCAGCTACCTGCAGGCATTGATGGAACAATGGGATGCCACCGTCGACATCGCAGAAATCATGCAGGTCGATGATATGGTGACCATGGATGGACTCGCGACCATGCCCCGAAACTGAGAGGATTGTTGAAGACTGGAATCCAGGCAGACGCGGGGCTACCGTACCTTTGGCGAGCCCACTGACCAGTTAGATTCAGCGACTTTGATTCAGCGACATTGTCGCCACGGAGACGAAAACCGTGCAGCCGGTTTTATTGTCCAGTTTTCAGCAGCAGCAGTTGACTGATGAAAATGGAATGCGAACCCTGTACCGAGCGGTGGATCCATCCGGGCAGCCCGTGATTCTGTGCGTGTTTGGCAGTCAGGCCTCCAGGAATCCCGAGTTCCGGCGGCTGCTGAAAATGGATCTGCAGATGCTGGAATCACTCCGTCATCAGGCGGTGCCGGAATTTCTGGGCGCGGGGGAATGTGAAGGATGCATCCTGACCTGGCAGCAGGATGTAGACGCGACAACTCTGCATCAGCTGTTTCAGCAGGGCAGGGTGTTTTCACTTGAGGACATTATCGAAATCGGCTGGCAAGCCTGTTCAGCCCTTCAGCACGCTCACAATTTCGGATTGTCGCATGGTGGATTAAGCGATCGCTGTATTCTTCTCACGGACGATCTGCGCGTGTTTGTGACGGATTTTGGGCAACCACGCTGGTTGGCTGCCGTTGACAGTACTTCTGTCCATCCCAGTCCCACGGCAGGAAGAGATTCCACGGCAGCGTTAAGCCGCAAGCCAGATTCCCCGGGGGCACCGGCAACCGAAAATTCGACCGGCGTCAATAACTGGCGCCGTGAAGTCTCCGGTGATCTTCGCAGTCTCGCACGCGTCCTGAACGCAGCCATTCGTCGAGAACGGGAAATGGCCACAGCCAGCCAAGCGCAAAGCTCTCCGGAGATTATGGGCACCCGTGAAAGGACGACTCCACAACCTGTTGAAGAATCGGGTGTTTCAGCCCATTCTCTGGTTCGGCTGCTGACGCGAATTGAACAACATGACGAACAGGCTCATCCGATCAGTGCTCGGGATTTTCAGGGAAGACTCGGGGAAATCCTGATCGGCGAAGAAAACGATCAGATGGAGCTCCTCGATCAACGGGAGAATGCGGTGCGATCCAGCCGGTCCATCGTTTACGAACTGTTCGACGACGTTCGGTCGCCCCAGAACAATCTTCGCAAATCCGATGAATCTGCCGGTTCCCGCTGGAAGGCGCGGAATCTGCTGATTCTCGTTCTGGCCGTCTTCAGCCTGATCTCGCTGATCCTTGCCGCTTTGTTTTCCTGAGCGGCGAATCACGCCGAAGCACGTTTTTGGTTCCCGCCAAAGTTCATTCGTGTCGGAAACTTGAGTCAACTTCCGGTTCACTCGCTGCGGTTGCGAGCCTACCCTCTCGCTCCTCTCTCATGACGCGTCGAAACCTCCAATCATGGTTTTGCTGTCGTCACACCCCTCTGAACTCTCCCCCCCAATCTCTCATCGCAGGATGTCCTATGAGACGCTGCATCAAACCATTGCTGCTC from Planctomycetaceae bacterium includes:
- a CDS encoding serine/threonine-protein kinase codes for the protein MQPVLLSSFQQQQLTDENGMRTLYRAVDPSGQPVILCVFGSQASRNPEFRRLLKMDLQMLESLRHQAVPEFLGAGECEGCILTWQQDVDATTLHQLFQQGRVFSLEDIIEIGWQACSALQHAHNFGLSHGGLSDRCILLTDDLRVFVTDFGQPRWLAAVDSTSVHPSPTAGRDSTAALSRKPDSPGAPATENSTGVNNWRREVSGDLRSLARVLNAAIRREREMATASQAQSSPEIMGTRERTTPQPVEESGVSAHSLVRLLTRIEQHDEQAHPISARDFQGRLGEILIGEENDQMELLDQRENAVRSSRSIVYELFDDVRSPQNNLRKSDESAGSRWKARNLLILVLAVFSLISLILAALFS